The genomic stretch AACCTGCGAGAGCGAGAGGACCTACTGGGCTCCATCCACAGAGACATTGAGTAAGTGTCTTCAGACTTCCTGAGACATTTACAGGACATTTATTAGCACAGTCATCTTTTTCCTCATAAATTGATTATATCCCTCTTTTATCTTCTGATcatcactttttattatttttcctttctcttccttctcgctctcctctgtgaactgttgttattatttttaaccaacaggaggcagaaatgtcctGTTTGTTTCCACATTCCCCCACCCTTGAACACTCTCCATTCCCTCTATCATGTTTCATTCTATAATGAGAGGCAACTCCTCCTGTTAGCTgatctcactctttctctcgctctctctctctttatctgtattttccctctctgtctgtatccctctctttctctgggGATATCTTTCCAAAGTGCCTTCTACAGTAAATCAAACCACAAGGCTGTCTTTTAGCCAAAGTTCGGGGAGAGTGGTTACATCTTCCCTGTCTAATAGAGAGAAATGCTCCATCAGGGAAGAGTGGGAGAGCAAAGACAGTCAGACTAAAGGAGAGACATTGTCCTGATCTGATGTTGACTGAATACAGAAATTATGAGAAGAAATTTTAATTATTCCCACGGAGAAGAGATGTGTAGAGAAACATAAGAGATTGAAGGAATAAAGAACTGATAATGAATGATGAACTGTATTGGTGATCAGCCTAAAGAGGAAAGGGATGGGGTAAATAAGAGATGGAGGACTGTGCTTTGGGTTAAGCAGAGCTAATTACTTAAAAGCCTTAACACAGGAAGCACATAATCAGCATTCAGGCATCAGTTTCTTGGAGTGAAATACATGTTTCAGACTGGTCACGTTTACAGTAGTGACAAACTCCTTACTGATTAATTAGCAAATGCTAATATGCTAAAATAAGATGGTAACCAAGGTAAAATACATGAACATCTACTTCAGTTATATATGAGAGATTCAGCTTATATTTCAACTACACTAAATATGcctaaataatgtttatttgtttgttacaGTTCAGTCCCTTTGCATTTAATGTTTCTGTCTACTGTGTGTTCTCACTTAGATCCTACAAGAGTGGCTCAGGAGTGAATAACAGAAGGACGGAACTCTTCCTAAAGGAGCATGAACATCTAAGAAAGTAAGAGAAAAACTAAAATAGGCCAGAAATTCTTCCTTGTTTAGtgccttccatttttttttagcatttcaaTTCTTAGTGCAAAATTTGTGCTCTATGACATAATTCACATATGAACTAGGAATATGAAAAAGCAGTAAAACATGCTTGAGTATGTGCTGCAATAATCCAGGAATAAGCTGTTCTTGTAAGAAGGATGAAACCTTCCAGAATGTAGGCAGGCACAAGAATGCTGCTGTTTTACCCATAAAAACTATCAGCTGTAGAGGAGTAGACATCAGATAATTTCACAGCCTACACAGTTTCATCTTGCCTTATAACTGCCAGCACCAGTCGTCTCTTCAGTGCaacttttcaaatgtgtttttgttggtggtgctgctgaaATTGAGACAGTAGCATCCAGACAAAATGAAGACAGatgataaaaggaaaaaaatgtgctgtTCTCCATCACTGCAGCTGTAAGACACTTGTTACGGCAGTCTGTCATGTTCTTGAGTTTGGATAGCTGCAGGTTAATGTGTaaataatataaacagaaaCGGCAAAGAGTTTAACAATTGTAATTTCAAGACTGAAATAGACAGTAATCAAATGAAGATTATAAGCAGTAAATTCATGGTGCTGTGCTGGTTTTGCCTCAGCATCTCTCCATCATATGAGTAAGTTATATGTTGGGTGATGTCAGCTGCCTCTAGATATCCATCGTGTTAATGACTGCTGCACTGTGATTGATACAATTAAATATGTTCCATTTTCCATAACTTAAACTTGTGGTCACATTACCATACAATTAGCAAAGGCTCTCTCTAAACCATATTCAACCCTGCAATAACAGAATTTTAGAAACCATTAACCCCATTAGGTTGATTACACACAGTAATGTAATGACGCTCAGCCCGATGGTTCGATGTTTAATTTGCAATGGATGCAGAGTCACACATTTTTCCCATGCTGTGGCCTTTGTATGTGGATGGAGCTCATAGGGATATGTTACACTACACCCTCACATACAGACGTTTGTGTAAATCTGTATTTATATATCTATGTCTATGTAGATTAATATCAATCTAGATTAACTGTGTAAACTGAAATACATCTGACACCTTGTCTAAAGCTGAAGTCATACAGTATAACTGTTACACTAACATTGTGTAGCTCAGATTAGGAGAATGATTGAATCTTTTCCAGACAAACTACTACTGGTACTTAGTCTATGAAGGCAAAGCACAACAAGGAAGGGGAGCTAATAGGGATGGGAGGAGCGCTGATGACACTTACATGTAAGACAGTGGTATACATAAATGCCTGTGTGAAGGGGGTTTTATTTTGCGTAATATCGTGgattaaaacaaacactagacTAGAAGATACAGAATATCCAGATATTCAGGTGTGCTTTTTAAACTTCTATACCTAACGACTGCATGGGTCAGCAGATCCAGAgcccagttgcctcaatttaaactcttggatagAACATgccctggatgaatgagagcatccacagacaaagTGTAAAGAAAGTTTTTTCAAAAAGCAGATGCAAAAGTAAGAtgctgaggaagaaaaaaaagcagaggccAGCAGCAGATAGACAGTGGGAGAggtggatggatagatggaggAAGTAGAAAGCACAGTATTGATTTTTGGTCTCCAGTGGAGGCCGACAGGAtgcacgctgctgctgctgctgccgccctTATATGCTCTGCACAGCTTCGGAATGAACACTTCATTTTTCTGTCTGCTACTTATCTCAGATGACAGTAGCAGCCAACAGAAACCTTGTCTATGTGCCTGACTTTCCTCGTCGGCACACAAAATGAACCAGAGGGAGCACAGCTTCATTCTAATATTGAGATGTGTGTCAGATTTGGTATATTACACACATTAATTGGCATTAATTGATTTTCCCAAAAAGTCCTTCATTACTTAGTACTTTGTCCTCTGTGGCTGCAATCAGAGGATGAGCTCCTCTTGACACGTCGCACAATAATCTGAAAGTGTAACTCTTAACTGATGAAGGATGAATTGACGttagttttccttttttttttccatttcacagCTCAGATAGTCTTATCGACAATGCAATAAGGTAAGCTTTATTGCTCCATACACTCTCCTCCGGCTTTTCCTTTTTACTCTCACTCACTCAACGCACGTCATAAGCAAACACAGCACGTTCAGGTCTATTAAAACACAccctcctctcatctctctgcTTTTTAGCTCATCAGCAGAAAACAGCTTAATGTGATGCTGTGAAGATGACTATATGCCTTTTTTTGTGCTGCTAAATCCCATATGGCTTGTCTCTCCCTCCAGTATTGCCATGGCTACCAAAGAGAACATCACATTTCAACGTGGGATGTTGAAGTCCATTCAGACTCGGGTCACAACTTTGGCCAGTATCCTTTTTTTTATCACTGAATGACGTTCTCGGTGTTAAAAATCGTTTTCttgttcactttttttttaacccttcatTTATTTCTGCTTATCTTGGTTGTGTAagtagacctgctgctgctctctgtgtcttAGCAAGGAACAGGGGGGTAAGCCCAACTCGGACCTTAATTATTTTTCCTTCACCGTACTCTTTCACTCAGATCGCTTCCCTGCCATCAACAGTCTCATCCAGAAAATCAATTTGCGCAAAAGGCGGGACTCTTTAATTCTAGGTGTGGTGATTGGCGTCTGCACCATACTCCTGTTGCTCTACACTTTCCACTGAAGGAAAAGGAAATATACTTTGTAAGTCGGACCAACTGTTGCCAATACATATAGTTTTTATGCTTtcatatttttgtcattttattctGATTTCTCCTTCAAACACTTCTTCAAATGAAAGAATTTCATCTCTCTGATTGGagagtttatttattttctgaatCATAATGACATTTCCATGTGGAAATGTATATATATCATGCCCTCTTTGTAAATGCACGCAGCCATATTTTACTGTTCTATCAATATTTCTTAAATAAAACTAATGAGCTCACTTTCAGGTTGTTCATGCTCATTCAAATTTATTTCGGACATGCAGAACTATGGCACAGTAAACCAGTCATAAGAGTATAAATGTGTataaacattaaacatcagaGTGCCAAGATCGGTGCATACAGTGGGAGGGAGTGAGTGGAACATCCCTGCTCATATCTTGCAGTATATTGTAAACATAATGAGAGTCCCAACAGGAATCACTTCAGGTTTATGATGTTAGCACGCAAAGCAAGATGTCACACTATGGCTGCAGAAAGGCGCTACGATAAATATACacgcttgttttgtttttttaaaacgtCATGTAAACCATATGAAAAAGTCAATCCATACATTGTTGCAGATATTAAGAGGAACAGGGCAGGCAGTGGCAACATTATGGACTAGAGGTGCACCGAGACCTTTTGTCTGAACTCAGAttttaataatgatgatgattatctgttgtcttcttcctctgtaGCATATCTTTTTTAATTAGTATATATGTTTTGCCGTCCAATTGTCTGTGTGTCAGGCAGGTACGTACATCAGTGCACCAATAGTTTGGACTATGATTAGTTGAAGTTTTCTACAGGCAGACTACTACACTAAGTGTGTGCAGCCTTCACCTTCCCTCTCAGTTCCTGAGTTTGTGGGGTGTTGCCGGAAAAAGAGAAACACCTGCACCTTCTTTTAGTTTCCATACCATAACAATAGGTTATATTAGTCTCTTCAACTCAGATTTTGTGCTTTTTCTTCCTTAAAATGACTGTCCGTCCTCCGCcgcctcctcttctctcctctgtgcaaATTTGATGACTGGAAACTCCTTCCATCACCCACACTTCATTTCCGCGTTTCTGAGGgatagagagaggagagatcAGGATGTGCACAGAATTATACTGCTGCTTGAGTGCTTGTTTTCTTCCATACctattttaaacactgtgatGATGATTACAGCCACACCCAGCAGCATTGCCAGAAAACTGAGCAGCATAGATAGACGCCCATACTTCCTCGCTCCTTCCATATCTCCTGTTTGGAGAACAGTCCTCGACTAACGGGAAAGGGAAGGGAAGTAAATGGAGAGGGAGGAGATTAGACATTAATTATTTAAAGGTAACACAAGCAAAACACCTGTAgtggtttttttaaaaaaatcaggttTTACAATGAGTAACATAACCTTTATGTAGAAAGTTCAATAAATGGAGCACTCACCACATTTGCATACCACAGGGCGCATACGTTGAGCGGCACCGCGGGGCAGAAACATGCCAGCACCGCAAGCCACAGGTAACTCGGGGGTGCGGACCCGGGTGGCACCGGGGAGGGCAGGGGACCCAGGCTGAGGCGCGACGCGGATTTGGGTGGGGTCGGCAGCTGCCCAATCGAGCCAGACTTCAGCGGTGATCTGTGTCCGTTCTGTTCAGCGTCCAGGGACCTGACGCTCCCTCTGATGTTGAGGGAGAAAGAGTCGGAGGGTTTGATGTTGCTTTGCCCGCTGGGCTCGGTGGTCGTGGCGCTCAGAAGCTTTTCTGTGTCCTGGAACTCGGTGAGGTTGGAAACTTCCCTCTCGCCGAGGGCGCTTTTCCCAAAGGCAGCATCAGTGTTGATAGCCATCACTGAAAGATAAGAATTATCTCCAAGTCGTATTGTTCTTCTGGCCGAGCCGCTTTGTTGAGGATGGAGATGCTGAGGAGTCTTCCTTCAGATGTTCTCCGTGGGGGGTCATCAgatttaataatataaattcaGAGAGTACCGTCAAGGCTGCCTATTTAATTAAGCAATCTAACTCATCGAAATTCCTTATTGATGAGCGAGATGTTATTGACGTCTGGGTCCCTCTCGCGTTTAGTTGGCGGTGAGCGTCCAGACGCACGCCTTGCCTcttaccccccaccccctgcaTTATGTAGTGAGGTATTACCGCATCCCCGGTGCCTCAGACCTACTTATGCATCAGTCGAGGCTGGTgacaatgcagaaaaaaagttaAAGTGAACACGCGCGGTGCGTAAAAGCTTTCCATTTACGCGCGGGGGCAGCAGCTGGATCAGCACATAGGACACCACACAGGGTgcgtgaaagagagagagaggtggagagttAGTAAGGCGGACACGGAACCACGAGGCACTCAACACATACACGACCTGCTGACTCAGATCCTGCTGTGTATTCAAAGGTTTGAACCTTTGTTCAGAAATGAGTGTGTtcccagatttttttcccacctGTTGATAAAAGTCTCCATCAGTCATCCATTATGGATAAAATGGGAAAATGCTCAGGGGAGTCAGACCCGGATGAGCCATCCAGTTATTTGCGCCATATTATATTTCTCCTCATACGTTTATGGGAGAGGCAGGATTTACCTGTAGTGTGTGGTGGGTGGGAGTCAGTTGGGGCCCTGAGGTTTAAGGTTAATGTGTCCATTGTTGGAGCCATGTAGTTGAAACTGAAGACAAATTCTACTGGAAAGCTTTTCAGACCATTTGACTTCTTCTGTGCACTTTTGCTTGTGAGTGGAACTGGATATGGTCTTTGATCTGTATCTACTGTTGCCACATGATAGGCTATAGATTAAATAACTGCACGAATCAGCAAGTGCACGGTGTTTCTGATAAAGTGACACATTAGAAAAAGAATGTCAGCAGAACTATTGAAAGTAGAAGTATTATTGTGCAGACAAAAGTGTCTGCATGAGATATGTTGAGTTATACtgtattattaaattattgttaCTGACTGTTGTAGTTTTAGAAAATTCCATATAATCctataacataataataatatatatatatatatatatatatatatatatatatatatatatatatatatatatatagagagagagagagagagagagagaatattattatatataatgtcCAAAAACCTGTCCACGGGCCATACATTTCCACATGGTGTCTGTAATTTGTGACTTATTCTGTTTATGGTTGTTCCAAAAGAGCAGgacaataaaataatgatttctatttctattaaaaataaagTGGGCCTTCTGGCTCATTTAATAACTGTTGGATATGGATAAAATCTCAGGACAGCCCCTCTTTGTAACCCTGaagttaatatatatatataaatcaataaaaacccTCTGAGCTGCCAGAGCGCTTCTAACTTGTTTTGCAGAGTATTCTGCCATCTAGTGGCGATTTTGAGAAATACCCAGAAAGACCCAGAAGTTAGTTTACTTCATCTTACCCTGCTTATAATTGTCTGAGTCAGCATGAAAAAGCCACTACAGCCTGTTTataatcattcatttttttccacttaaGCCACtaaaataccccccccccaaagGCTTCATTTGTTCCCCTATAAAAAGTTGCAGACACAcgtcatatatatttatattataaaatcaTTTAACCTTTACCTTTTTCATATCCTTCTTCATATCCAGACCTGTCGACAGTGTGACTTCACCAGTACACTAGCTGTGAAGGAATTTCTTGAAGCAGGGATGCCTTCAGGTCCTGAAGAACAGGCATTAGGTGTGTTTTGTCTGCCTTTGGTTTATATTTAACAGCAGTCTAACTGGGTTTACACAGTTCTGCCTTCAGCTTATTGATGTGTTTATGTAAGAACATATTTCAAGAGAAAGAAACTGAGACCTGTTCACTTgagactttttttaatcaaaccaCATCTGAATATACTCTGATCTTTACTGTTGTTTGTAGGATCACCAGACAGAAGTGATTAGGTGTGATGCATTTTTTGTGTGCGTCCCTTTTTctgagtgtgttgtttttggacAAGGCAGACTTCAGTGTTGGTAGGTGTTTTATTGTGCAggtaacaacaataaaaaatgcaTCCGAAGCATGTCATTGACACAATTTAAGCAGTTTTTGTGATGATTTTAATCAAAAATTTACACAACAGTTGCTGACCACAAAGAATGTGCGTTTCCTTTTATTGAGTCAGGGCTGACCAGAGCAGTTCTTCAGCTGGCAGCTTTAGCATGTGTACAGGAACATAAAGCTTGCCAGTGAAGAACCGCTCTGTGCACTCTGTCAGCTATTTGGGGCCAAGGGTGAGGGAGCAGTGGGAGTCAGCCAGCGAGCGTGAGAGTTGGAATCAGGTGGCCTGGAGTGACGTGCCACAAAATCAGCAactccttctccttccttcttCTGCTAGGTGTCAAtaattctgcaaaaaaaaaaaagagaagacgaGATTGTTTAACTTCCCCTCTTCTCTTGAAGCGTGGGCACGAGGTGGCGGGTagccactcacacacatacagtaagtgGGTGCAGTCGAGCCAGAGTGTGTGCAATCAGCTGTGAGTAAGTGGGTGAAACGAGCTGATATGTAAGAACGCCTGGGGAGATGCACACAAGATCATGCGTCAGATAACCAGGAGGGGTACATGCATCAGCAGCTCTACTCTGCCTCTGCATGTCGTACATTGCCAGCCAAGAAACTCTTAGATATTCTCTGATTTATGATCCTGAAAAACACTCttaaaaagtttttgtttttttttcggtCAGTTACCGTGGTTACAAAACACAGGCAAGAGAA from Parambassis ranga chromosome 14, fParRan2.1, whole genome shotgun sequence encodes the following:
- the LOC114445889 gene encoding trafficking regulator of GLUT4 1-like: MAINTDAAFGKSALGEREVSNLTEFQDTEKLLSATTTEPSGQSNIKPSDSFSLNIRGSVRSLDAEQNGHRSPLKSGSIGQLPTPPKSASRLSLGPLPSPVPPGSAPPSYLWLAVLACFCPAVPLNVCALWYANVSRTVLQTGDMEGARKYGRLSMLLSFLAMLLGVAVIIITVFKIETRK